The window AAGTCGATAACTTTGATACCAGTTTCTAATAATTCCGTACTGTTAGATTGTTCTTCATAGCTTGGTGCCGGACGGTGAATAGACCAATTTTCTTCCGCGCCAATTTCACCTTGCTCATCGATTGGTTCACCCAATACGTTCATAATACGGCCTAACGTTTTAGTCCCTACTGGAACTTGAATTGGGTTACCCGTATTTTCTACTTTTAAGCCACGTTTTAAGCCGTCAGATGTACCTAATGCGATACAGCGAACTACACCGCCACCTAATTGTTGTTGAACTTCAAGGGTTAAACCTGATTCAACTTTTAATGCATCGTAAACTTTTGGTACTGCATCTTGTGGGAATTCAACGTCAATCACCGCACCGATGATTTGTACAATTTTTCCTGCTGACATTACCGTTCCTCTTTCATTAAATCGCTGCCGCGCCGGCGACGATTTCGTTTAATTCATTTGTAATACTTGCTTGACGGGCTTTATTATAAACTAATCGCAAGTCATTGATTAAATTACCTGCATTATCAGTTGCCGCTTTCATTGCTACCATTCTAGCAGCTTGCTCGGAAGCAAGGTTATCTACCACAGATTGATACACTTGTGACTCCAAATAACGAGTAAGCAAACTGTCTAATAAGACTTTTGGCTCTGGCTCGTAAAGGTAATCCCAGGTGCTTTGTCTTTGCTCTAAATTATCGGTTTCTAATGCCGGTAATGGTATTAATTGTTGATAAACTGGTTTTTGTGCCATTGTATTAACGAATTTATTGTAGGCAATATAAACTGCATCTACTTCTTCGTCTTTATAGCTACCAAACATACCGTTTGCAACACCAATTAAGTCTTCCATTGTCGGATTATCACCCAAACCGGAAAGTTGTGCACGAACAGGTAATCCTAATGAACGGAAGAAGCTAATGCCTTTTGAGCCAATTAAACCCAATTCAACATTAACACCTTTATCTTTCCATTGTTTGATTTCTGTCATGACGGTTTTAAACAAGTTAATGTTCAAACCACCACACATTCCGCGGTCAGTCGAGACCACTAAGATCCCGACTTTTTTCACTTCGCGTTGAATTAAAAATGGGTGTTTATAACCAACACTTGCTTTAGAGACGTGGCTGATAACATTTCGTATTGTTTCAGAATACGGACGAGAAGCCGACATACGATCCTGCGTTTTACGCATTTTCGAGGTCGCCACCATTTCCATTGCCTTTGTAATTTTTTGTGTACTTTGTACACTGGCAATTTTGGTTTTTATCTCTTTTGCACCTGCCATCTTATTTCTCCGTTACTTTTACCACGCGCTGTTGGCTTTAAAGTTATCCAAAATCGATTTCAATGATGCTTTAACTTCATCATTGTAATTACCGGTTTTGGTCAATTCAGCCATAAACTCGCTGTGGTTACGGCGAGCGTAATCTAAAAGTGCGGCTTCAAAACTTGCAATTTTTTGCAATTCCACATCTTCTAAATAGCCAAACTCAACCGCAAAAAGCAACACAGATTGCTCTGCTACGCTAAGCGGTACATATTGTTTTTGTTTCAATAATTCAGTGACTTTTTCACCGTGAGAAAGTTGTTTGCGGGTAGCATCGTCAAGGTCAGATGCGAACTGAGCAAACGCCGCTAATTCACGATATTGAGCTAATGCGGTACGGATACCACCAGCTAATTTTTTCACTACTTTAGTTTGTGCAGAACCACCCACACGAGATACCGAAATACCTGGGTTTACCGCTGGACGAATACCAGAGTTAAATAAGTTAGATTCTAAGAAAATCTGACCATCGGTAATCGAAATTACGTTGGTTGGAACGAATGCTGAAACGTCACCTGCTTGAGTTTCAATAATTGGAAGAGCGGTTAAAGAACCGGTTTTTCCTTTTACTGCACCTTGAGTAAATTTTTCTACGTATTCTTCACTTACACGTGCTGCACGTTCAAGTAAACGTGAGTGTAGATAGAATACGTCACCTGGATATGCTTCACGACCTGGTGGACGACGTAATAATAATGAAATTTGACGATAAGCAACAGCTTGTTTTGATAAGTCATCGTAAACGATTAACGCATCTTCACCGCGATCACGGAAATATTCACCCATTGCACAACCAGCATAAGGCGCTAAATATTGTAATGCTGCTGATTCAGATGCAGATGCCGCAACAACAATAGTGTTTTCAAGCGCACCGTGCTCTTCTAATTTACGCACTACGTTTGCAATAGTCGACGCTTTTTGACCGATTGCTACATAGATACATTTAATACCTGAATCACGTTGGTTAATGATTGCGTCGATTGCTAATGCTGTTTTACCCGTTTGACGGTCACCGATGATTAACTCACGTTGACCACGACCGATTGGCACCATGGCGTCAACCGCTTTATAACCAGTTTGTACAGGCTGATCAACAGATTTACGATCGATAACACCTGGTGCAATGACTTCAACAGGAGAGAAACCATCGTTTTCAATTTCACCTTTACCATCGATTGGTTGACCAAGTGTATTTACCACACGACCTAATAAACCACGACCAACTGGTACTTCAAGAATACGGCCAGTACATTGTACTTCCATACCTTCCGCTAAATCTGCGTAAGGACCCATTACTACCGCACCAACAGAATCACGTTCAAGGTTAAGTGCCATTGCGTAACGGTTGCCTGGTAAGGCGATCATTTCGCCTTGCATCACATCGCTTAAGCCATGAATACGAATAATCCCGTCACTTACAGAAACAATTGTCCCTGTATTACGGGCTTCGCTCACCACGTCAAATTGAGCGATGCGTTTTTTAATCAATTCACTAATTTCAGTTGAATTTAGTTGCATCTTGTATTCCTCTTATAATTGCAACTCATTTGCGAGACGAGCAAGTTGTCCACGACTACTTCCGTCAATCACAAAATCTTCTGTACGAATCACTACACCGGCAATCAGTGAGCTATCTACATTGCAATTTAATTTCACTTTGCGAGCTAATCTTTTTTCCATTGCAGCTGCAATTTTTTCGATTTGTGTTGCATTCAATGGTTGTGCTGAAGTTACTTCAACTTCTGCAATAGCTTGATGTTCTTCCACATAATGTTTAAATTCTTCAAACACGGTAGGAATCGCACTCAAACGCTTATTTTCAGCCATTAACCGAATAAGATTTTGCCCATATTGATCCAATTGTTCGCCACAAATAGAAATTACTGTATCAGCTAATTTCTGTGCAGAAAGAGAACTACTTAAGTAAGCTTTTACCGTTTCATCTTCAGCCACGGCTGCAGCAAAACCTAACATTTCAGTCCATTTTTCAACCGCACTTTGTTCAATGGCAAAGTCGAATGCAGCTTTTGCATAAGGGCGAGCTATTGTAGTTAATTCTGACATAAGCTAAGCCTCTTATAACTCTGCAACTAATTTATCAATAATGTCATTGTTTGCCGCTTCATCAATAGAACGACCCACAATTTTCTCAGCACCCGCTACTGCTAATGAAGCCACTTTAACACGTAATTCTTCTTGAACACGTTTACGTTCTGCTTCTACTTCAGCATAACCTTGAGCAATAATTTTTGCTTTTAGTTCTTCAGCTTCTGCCTTCACTTCGTCTAACACTTCATTGCGACGTTTATTCGCAGCATCTAAAATTTCTTGAGCTTGTACTTTGGCAGATAGAAGTTCTTGTTCAACAAGATTTTTAGTATCTGCTTGCTCTTTTTTCGCTGCTTCAGCTGACGCTAAGGCGTTCGCAATTTGGCTTTGACGTGTTTCAATCGCATTAATAATTGGTGGCCAAACAAACTTCATGCAGAACCACACGAAAAGTGCGAATGCAATAAGTTGACCAATCAATGTTGCATTTAAATTCACAACGTCCTCCTTACTATGCTTGTTTTACGTTGATAAGCAAATAAGGTGATTAGTGTAATAAACCGATGAATGGGTTTGCGAAAATGAAAAGTAATGAAATACCAACAGCAATCATTGCAATCGCATCCAAAAGACCAGCCACGATAAACATTTTAGTTTGTAGGCTAGATGCTAATTCAGGTTGGCGAGCAGATGATTCTAAGAATTTACCACCTAAGATCGCAAAGCCGATTGCAGTACCTAATGCAGCAAATGCAAGAAGAATTGATGCACCAATGATTGTCGCTGTAATTACAGTTTCCATAATGTTCTCCAATAGATAGAAGTTAAGTTTAGCCCTAGAGCCGGTTAATAAAAAAATTAATGTTCTGCTTTGTTATAAGCAATACTTAAATAAACCACCGTTAACATCATAAAGATGAATGCTTGTAACGTAATAACCAAAATATGGAAAATAGCCCAAGCTAGGTGTAATGGGATTCCCAATGCTGCAATGGCCACATTTGCAGAGTACATCACAGCGATAAGAATAAAGATTAATTCCCCTGCATACATATTACCGAAAAGACGGAAAGCAAGAGAAATCGGTTTAGCTAGTAAAGTTACTGTTTCAAGAATAAAGTTTACAGGAATAAACGCCCAATGATTAAAAGGGTGGAGTGTATATTCTTTAACTAAACCACCAAAACCTTTTGATTTAATTGTATAGAAAAGAATAAGGAAGAATACACAGATTGACATACCTAATGTTGCACTAATATCTGCTGTTGGTACTGCTCTTAAATAATGAATACCAAAAAGACCGGCAAATTGAGGAAGAAAATCAACTGGGATCAAGTCGATAGCATTCATAATGAATACCCAGCAGAAAATGGTTAAGGCAATTGGTGCTACAACATTACGCGGACCATGAAAGTTTTCTTTCACAATACCATCAACCCAACCTACAACAATTTCAACCAAACATTGCATTTTGCCTGGTACGCCTGTCGTAGCATTTTTTGCAACACGAGAAAAGATAAACAAGAAAATCACTGCCGATACAATTGAGAAAAAAAGCGTATCGAAGTGAACGTTCCAGAAACCATCACCTGTCTTCAAGAAAGACAAGTGGTGACTAATATATTCGGAAGTTGTTTGTCCAGACATAATCAACCCTTTGTAGAAAAATTAAGATCTATTTAACAAAAACGGAATAACATTATTCAACGCTAATGCTGTAAAAAAACCAACAAAAAACAAAATAAAATGTGAGATAGCAAGCCATTTAAAGGACACACCCACAAGCACAATCGTTAACATAAACTTTAACGCTTCACCACGATAAAATGCCGTTAATTTTGTTGAAAAATCTTGTTTGCGAAAAAAAACAATATAAGCAAAAGCACAAAATGGTATAAAAGCACTGATAAATCCTAAACTAAAATCTACCGCACTTTCACCTTGCCAAATTGCAAGGAATACCCCAAAAACAACAAGACAAACCGACTCAATGATTATCGCCTTTTGATATCGATTTTTAGCCTGTGTTAAAACCTTAGACATTATCTTATTTTTTTAAAATACAAAAACTGTCTAATTATACCCGTGCTACAAAGAGTTTCAACTTTTAAACCACTAAAAAATGTTAAACAAATCACACTTTTAAAAAAATATTCACAAAATCATCACAAAAAAAGTGTGTTTTATCGTAAAACGATTAAATGTCGTTCACCTACAAGCTCAGGGATATGTAAAGTTATCACGTCTTTTATTTCGAATTTTTTGTCTAATTCTTGAACTTCATCTTCGTGATAAATGCCTTTCAAGGCATAAAAATATCCATCTTTCTTTGGCAAATGATGACACCAATCTGTCATATCTTTTAAGGAAGCAAATGCACGACTTAGTACACCGTCGAATTTTTGTTCAGGTTGGTATTCCTCAACGCGGCTAAGAACGGGTTCTACATTTGTTAGTCCTAACTCACGTACTGCATTTCGAATAAAGCTAATACGCTTACCTAAACTATCTAACAAGACAAATTGCTTGGTAGGATTAATAATGGCTAGAGGCAGACCTGGCAAGCCTGGACCGGTTCCTACATCAATAAAACGATCCCCTTGTAAATAAGGACTAACAACAATACTATCCAAGATATGTTTCACTAACATTTCCTGTGGATCACGCACAGAGGTTAAGTTATAGGCTTTATTCCATTTATTGAGTAATTGCACTAACTGGATAAGTTGATCTTTTTGTCGATCTGTTAATTGAATTTCAGCTTGAGTCAGTAAATTTTCGAGTTTTGCTTTCATTTTTCTATCTATCTTGTCTATTTGTCGTCATTCTACTTGAAAATTCCTACCTTGAAACATTATTTCTTCTGGCTTGCTAAAATATTCCCTAAATTTGTTTCCAACCAGTCCACCAACTCAAACATCTTATTAGAAGCTTCTGTTCCAAATTCTGTTAATGTATAATCCACTTGCGGTGGCACGGTATTATAGGATTTACGAATTAACATACCATCAGCCTCCAATTCCTGCAGGGTTTTAGTCAACATACGTTCACTTACGCCATCAATCGCACGGCGAAGTTCACTAAAACGCTTGGTACCAGAATGCAAACTCACCAACACCAATGCGCCCCAACGGCTGGTTAAATGTTGCAAAATTTGGCGAGAAGGGCAAGCTGAAGCCAGAACATTCCCACGATTTAAATTTTTTTTCATTTTTAATTCCTTAAAAATCAACAAGTTAAAAATTATTTTTTAAAAATTCCAAAACTTACGTTTATGTAAGTACTTCTCAAAAGTAAGTATTGAAATATAATACGCCACATCAAGCGAACAATCAAATGTTCAAATATCATTTCAACTTAACGAGAAGGAAAACATCATGACAACTAAAACTATCGCAATTACTGGTGCAACAGGTCAATTTGGCGCAATCGCATTAGACTTATTAAAAGCAAAACAAGCAAACGTCATCGCGCTTGTACGCTCTCCAGAAAAAATTTCAGGTGTAGAAGCCCGCAAATTTGATTATTCAAAAACAGAAGGTCAAGTAGAAGCATTACAAGGCGTAGATACTTTAATTCTTGTTTCAAGTAGTGAAGTCGGTCAGCGTGCATTACAACACAACAACGTAATTGAATCAGCGAAAAAAGCGGGTGTGAAACATATTATCTATACCAGTTTACTCGGCGCGACAAACGATAATACCGTAAAATCCCTTGCCGGTGAGCACGTTGAAACTGAAGCCGCATTAAAAGCTTCGGGTATTACTTACACTATTTTACGCAATGGTTGGTACACCGAAAACTACACAGCTTCAATTCCGGCAGCATTAGCAAACAATGCTTTCTACGGTTCAGCAAAAAACGGCAAAATTTCGTCTGTACTTCGTGCAGAACTTGCTGAAGCAGCAGTAAACATCGCATTAAGTGAAGGTCATGAAAACCAAACTTACGAACTTGCCGGATCAACCAGCTGGACATTAGCCGACCTTGCAGCAGAAATCAGCAAACAAACAGGTAAAGATATCCCTTACGTGGATATTCCTGCAGCAGATTATGTCGCAGCACTTGTACAAGCAGGATTAGATGAAGGATTTGCAGGCTTAATTGCACAATGGGATGTAGATGCATCAAACGGTGCATTATTCTCAGAAGACAAAACCCTTGAGAAATTGCTTGGTCGTCCAACAGCAGGATTGGATGTAGCAGTGAAACAAGCTCTCGCCCATTAATAAGGTTCTTTAAATTTAATCATAAAAAAGTGCGGTTAGTTTTAACCGCACTTTTCATTTTTAAACATTATTCGCCGCGTTTCAACATACCTTGTTTTTTCAAATTCACCAGAATAATTGAAATTGCCGCAGGAGTAATGCCTGAAATTCGGCTCGCTTGACCAATTGAAACTGGACGATGTTGTTCTAACTTCGCACGTACTTCATTCGATAAACCAGACACTTTGCTGTAATCAAAGTTAGCTGGGATAGCTGTATTTTCGTGGCGTTTTTGTTTTTCAATTTCTTCTTGCTGATGCTCAATATAGCCTTGATACTTAATAGCAATTTCTACTTGTTCTACGGCTTCTCGGTCTTCCATTGCCGGTTTGTATGGCGTTAAAGAAGTTAAAATATCGTAGGTCATTTCAGGACGACGCAATAAATCTTCACCATTTGCTTCACGCACAAGTGGGCTACCAAGTACTTTATTGGCTTCTTCTAAATATTCAGAACGCGGATGCAACCAAATGCTGCGTAAGCGTTGGCGTTCCTGTTCGATATTTTCCATTTTTTGATTGAAGCGAGCCCAGCGAGCCTCATCAATCAAACCTAATTCATGGGCAATTGGCGTTAAACGAATGTCCGCATTGTCTTCACGTAATAATAAACGGTATTCCGCACGAGAAGTAAATACGCGATATGGTTCTTTGGTACCAAGCGTACAAAGGTCATCCACCAATACGCCTGTATAGGATTGATCGCGACGTGGATACCATGCTTCTTTCTCTTGTACATAAAGACCTGCGTTAATCCCAGCCAATAAGCCTTGTGCCGCTGCTTCTTCATAACCGGTTGTACCGTTAATTTGACCCGCAAAGAATAAACCCGAAATCGATTTAGTTTCTAACGTTGGTTTTAAGTCACGCGGATCAAAATAATCATATTCAATGGCATAACCTGGTTTGATAATACGCGCTTTTTCCAAACCTTTCATCGAATTAACAATGCCCATTTGCACGTCAAACGGTAAACTGGTAGAAATCCCGTTTGGATACACTTCATTACTGGTTAAGCCTTCTGGTTCCAAATAGATTTGATGTGAATTACGATCCGCAAAACGCATCACTTTATCTTCAATGGATGGACAATAACGTGGACCGATTCCTTCAATCACACCAGTATACATTGGACTGCGATCCAAGTTATTACGGATCACTTCATGAGTTTGTTCATTAGTGTGTGTAATATAACAAGGAATTTGTTGAGGGTGATCTGACACAGATCCCATAAAAGAAAATACCGGTAATACGGCATCACCATGTTGTTTAGCCAATATATCGAAATTGATCGTGCGTGCATCAATACGCGGTGGGGTACCGGTTTTTAAACGATCTACACGTAAATTCAGATCACGTAAACGATGAGAAAGTGTAACAGCTGCCGGATCACCAGCTCGGCCACCTTCATAATGTTCTAAACCTATATGGATCTTACCCGCTAAGAAAGTACCGGCAGTTAAAATGACCGATTTAGCACGGAATTTAAGTCCCATTTTGGTTTCCACACCACAAACACTATCTTGCTCAATTAAAATATCCGTTACTTCTTGTTGGAAAATATCTAAATTTGGTTGATTTTCTAGTGCGATGCGTACGGCTTGACGATATAACACGCGGTCAGCTTGAGCTCGGGTTGCACGTACAGCAGGTCCTTTACTGCTATTTAAAGTACGAAATTGAATCCCCGCCTTATCTACAGCATGCGCCATTAATCCGCCCATGGCATCCACTTCTTTCACTAAATGGCCTTTACCAATACCACCAATAGCGGGGTTACATGACATTTGTCCAAGGGTATCAACATTATGTGTCAATAATAGGGTTTTTAATCCCATGCGTGCCGGAGCCAATGCGGCTTCTGTACCGGCATGACCGCCACCAACAACGATCACATCATAATTTTCGGTGTAAAACATATCTCTCTCTTCGTCTTCAATTTGATCTTCGATCTAAAAATAGGCGCTATTCTACTGAAAATTACGTGTGCTTGAAAGCAAGAATTCAATCTGTGATAAGAGAAGATCGAATAGGTAATAAAGATAAGATCTATTTATATATAAAGATCTTATTATTGTTACTATTAAGATCCTTTTACCTTGTGAATAAGATCCTTTTCCTTTTTTAAATGAAGAAGTTAGATCGTTTTAGACTGTGTTGAAATGTCGTCAGTTTGGAGGCTTTTCCTTGTGGATAACATTTAATTTTATCCACAGTTAAAACAATCATCATATTTACTCAGTGGAAAAGAACAAGTTTTTGACAGGTTTTATTAAAGTTATCCACAGGTAATTTTTTTGGATAATGGATAAAGAAAAAGCGATAACTCAAATTATCGCTTTATTATGACTAAAGTGCATTTATAAATTGTGGTAGCCAATCTTCAGCAAATTGTTCTTGATCATCAACATGCAAGACATCGATTTTTAAACTGTTGCAAATTTTGACCGCACTTTTTTCACTTAATTGTGTTTCAACTTTATTCACGGCATGACAGAATGTATCGTAATCTGAATTGCCTAAGCCTACAACGGCAAAGCGGAGAGAAGAGAAATCTTTATCTGATGCCGCAATTTGTTCAAAGAGTGGTTTCAAATTATCAGGCAATTCACCTGCACCATGTGTTGAAGTGACAATCAACCAAATATTTTCATCAATCACATCATCAAGTTCTGGTCCGTGGAAAAGTGCGGTAGAAAAATCTTGTGTTTTTAACACATCTTCTAAATGCTCTGCCACATATTCAGCGCCGCCTAATGTGCTGCCTGAAATCACGCAAATATTCATATTGTTTCCTAATAATAAAAAAGGCTTAGATTTTCTAAGCCTTTATAGTCATTATACGTTGTCGAATTTACCCAACAATGAACGAATGTGTTCTTGCCAGTTGCGGTGTTCATTTCTAAGTTGCTCATTTTCATGTTGCAACGCTTCTACCGCTTGTTGAGATTGATTTTTTTGTTCTTTTAATTCTTCCACTTCAAGTTGAAGTAATTGAATGGTTTCTACTGCTTGTCTAATTTTTTCTTCAAGCTGATCTAAAATTTCTAAAGACATAGTGATTTCCTTTTTTAAAATAAGTCCGAAACGGCTTTATTCTACCGACTTAATCCTATTTTTAAAAGCCTCTTGTCAAAATTTATTATGCAAACGTTTGCTTAGTGATAAAATAACGAGACTTTTTGCATTGGGAGAGAAAAATGAATCGTGCATTAGCTATTGAATTTTCAAGAGTAACCGAAGCGGCAGCATTAGCAGCTTATACTTGGCTTGGACGTGGTAATAAAAATGCGGCAGATGAGGCGGCAGTCAAAGCCATGCGTTATATGCTGAATTTAATTCATATGGACGGTGAAATTGTGATTGGTGAAGGAGAAATTGACGAAGCGCCAATGCTTTATATTGGCGAAAAAGTGGGCTCAGGTAATGGTGAGCTCGTTTCTATTGCGGTTGATCCTATTGATGGCACACGAATGACCGCAATGGGCCAATCAAATGCTATTTCTGTGTTGGCAGCTGGTGGTAAACGTACTTTTTTAAAAGCGCCTGATATGTATATGGAAAAATTGGTTGTTGGTCCTGAAGTGAAAGGCATGATTGATTTAAGTTTACCGATTGAACAAAATCTTCGCCGTGTGGCTTCTCGTTTAGGTAAATCCTTATCGGATTTAACCGTGATGGTACTCGCTAAACCACGTCATGATGAAGTGATTAAACAAATGCATAATCTTGGTATTCGCGTGATGGCTATTCCGGATGGTGATGTGGCGGCTTCGGTTTTATGTTGCTTACCTGATGCTGAAGTGGATATGGTTTATGGCATTGGCGGTGCACCTGAAGGTGTGGCAGCCGCCGCTGCAATTCGAGCATTAGGTGGAGATATGCAAGCTCGTCTTATTCCACGCAATGAAGTGAAAGGCGATACGGAAGAAAATCGTAAAATTGCCGCTGAAGAAGTTCAACGTTGTGAAGCCTTAGGTGTGAAGGTCAATGAAATATTAAAATTAGAAGATTTAGTGCGTGATGATAACCTTGTTTTTGCCGCAACGGGAATTACGCACGGTGAATTACTTAAAGGGATTTCTCGTCGTGGCAACTTAGCAACTACAGAAACCCTATTAATCCGTGGTAAATCACGCACCATTCGTAAAATCCAATCCATCCATTATCTTGATAGAAAAGATTCAGAAATCTATGAGATTTTAAGAAATTAGTGAAAATAAAAGAGCGGTCATAAAAAACAATGAATTTTTTGACCGCTCTTTTTTATTTCTTACAGCATTTTCTTCAATTGATACAAATAAGCTAAGGCTTGTTTTGGACTTAATTCATCTGGCTCAAGCTGCTCAATGGCTTCGCGTAAAGCATCAGGCTCCGCTTCAAAAGCCAATTCACCTTGATGTTGATTTAACGCTCTTAAATGTTGAATTTGTTGATCACCATTTTGTGCTGACAATTTTTCTAACTGATGTAATTTTTGCTTCGCCAGTTTAATGACCGATTGTGGTACACCAGCCAATGCTGCAACAGCAAGACCATAACTTTTACTTGCCGCACCGTCTTGAACCGCGTGCATAAAGGCGATGGTATTGTTATGTTCTAACGCATCTAAATGAATATTGGCAATGCCTTCAATTTGTTCTGGCAGTGCGGTGAGTTCAAAATAATGGGTCGCAAATAACGTAAGTGAACGAGTTTTCTTCGCTAACCATTCAGCACAAGCCCAAGCTAAAGAAAGCCCATCATAAGTAGATGTTCCGCGTCCAATTTCATCAATCAGAACTAAACTTTGTGAAGTGGCTTGATGAAGAATATTCGCCATTTCTGTCATTTCCACCATAAATGTAGAACGACCGGATGCTAAATCATCAGAGGCACCAATTCGAGTAAAAATACGATCAATTTGCCCGATAACCGCACTATCAGCCGGCACAAAACTGCCTATATACGCCATTAATGTAATTAAAGCTGTTTGACGCATATAGGTACTTTTACCGCCCATATTTGGGCCGGTAATAATCAGTAAATGACGCTGTTGATTGAGATTCACAGGGTTAGCAATAAAGGGGTCTTTTAAGACTTGTTCCACCACAGGATGACGACCATTTTCAATTTTTACGCCAATTTCATCGCTAAATTGTGGTGCAACATAATTTAAGGTTTCTGCTCGCTCTGCCAAGTTAACTAACACATCCAATTCAGACAATGCCAAACTGGCTAACTGTAATTGACCTAAATGTGGCAACAATAAATCAAATAATTCATCATAAAGTTGCTTTTCTAAAGCAAGTGCCGCCCCTTTTGATTTTAAAACCTTATCTTCATATTCTTTTAATTCAGGAATAATGTAACGCTCGGCATTTTTTAAGGTTTGACGGCGAACATAATGAATCGGTGCTTTATGGGCTTGTCCTTGGCTGATTTGAATATAATAGCCATGCACCGCATTAAAGCCAATTTTTAAGGTATCAATGCCCGTGCTTTCTCGTTCGCGTTGTTCTAAATTTTCTAAATATTGTGTTGCGCCAGCGGAAAGGGTTCGCCATTCATCTAATTCGGCATTATAGCCTTCAGCAATAACGCCACCATCGCGAATTAATAACGGAGGGGTTTCAATAATTGCTTTTTGAAGTAGCTCGATTTGCGCGGAAAAATCACCAATTTGCGTGGAAAGTGCGGTCAAATTTGATGATGGTTTTGTATGAATCAGCGATTTTATTGGTTCAATTTGTTCTAATGCAGTACGTAAACGTGTGAGATCGCGAGGACGTGCAGAACGCAGTGCTACACGGGCAAGAATACGTTCCATATCGCCCACTTGTTGCAAATAAGGCTGCAATTCGTGATATAAGTCTTGC is drawn from Haemophilus parainfluenzae and contains these coding sequences:
- the mutS gene encoding DNA mismatch repair protein MutS, whose protein sequence is MNLQDNFEQHTPMMQQYLKLKAENPDILLFYRMGDFYELFYDDAKKAAALLDISLTKRGQSAGNPIPMAGVPYHAVEGYLAKLVQLGEPVAICEQVGDPATSKGPVERKIVRIVTPGTVSDEALLPERQDNLIVAVYQEKEKFGLATLDMTSGRFQLCEPHSKEALQAELQRINPVELLYCEDFAEMAIIEPYKGLRRRPIWEFELSTAISELNRQFGTKDLRAFGVEKSPLGLAAAGCLLQYAKETQRASLPHIQSISVIQNNDNIQLDAATRRNLELTQNLAGGTENTLASVLDKCVTPMGSRLLKRWIHQPIRQTDILLKRQKTIGEIIEQDLYHELQPYLQQVGDMERILARVALRSARPRDLTRLRTALEQIEPIKSLIHTKPSSNLTALSTQIGDFSAQIELLQKAIIETPPLLIRDGGVIAEGYNAELDEWRTLSAGATQYLENLEQRERESTGIDTLKIGFNAVHGYYIQISQGQAHKAPIHYVRRQTLKNAERYIIPELKEYEDKVLKSKGAALALEKQLYDELFDLLLPHLGQLQLASLALSELDVLVNLAERAETLNYVAPQFSDEIGVKIENGRHPVVEQVLKDPFIANPVNLNQQRHLLIITGPNMGGKSTYMRQTALITLMAYIGSFVPADSAVIGQIDRIFTRIGASDDLASGRSTFMVEMTEMANILHQATSQSLVLIDEIGRGTSTYDGLSLAWACAEWLAKKTRSLTLFATHYFELTALPEQIEGIANIHLDALEHNNTIAFMHAVQDGAASKSYGLAVAALAGVPQSVIKLAKQKLHQLEKLSAQNGDQQIQHLRALNQHQGELAFEAEPDALREAIEQLEPDELSPKQALAYLYQLKKML